GTGTCGAGCGCTTCGACCCGTTCCTGATGCTCGACGAATTCGGCTCGGAGAACCCCGACGACTACATCGCCGGTTTCCCGCCGCACCCTCACCGCGGTTTCGAAACCGTCACCTACATGCTCGAAGGCCGCATGCGCCACGAGGATCACCTGGGCAATGTCGGCCTGCTGGAAGGGGGCGGCGTGCAATGGATGACCGCCGCCAAGGGCATCATCCACAGCGAGATGCCGGAACAGGAAGAAGGCGTGATGCGCGGCTTCCAGCTCTGGCTGAACCTGCCGGGCAAGCACAAGCTCGACAAGGCCGGCTACCGGGACATCCAGCCGCAGGACATTCCGCGCCTGACCACCGCCCATGGCGTGGAGGTGGTGGTGATCGCCGGCCGCTTCGACGATGGCCAGGTGCAGCAGGTCGGCGCCGTCGAACGGCCGGACACCGAGCCCCACTACTTCGACCTGCGCCTGCCCGCGGGCGCCAGCATCAGCCCGCGCCTGCCCGAGGGGCATCGGGCGTTGCTGTATGTCTACGAAGGCCAGATCGAACTGCCGGGGCAGCCGCAGCCGGTGGCCAGCAGCAAGCTGGTACGCCTGTCCGACCAGGGCGAGATCCAGCTGAGCAGTACGGCGGAAGCCCGCGTACTGCTGATCGCCGGCAAGCCGCTGGGCGAGCCGATCGTGCAATACGGACCGTTCGTAATGAACACCCGGGAAGAGATCGAGCAGGCCTTGCGGGACTTTCGCGATGACAAGCTGACGGCCTGAGCAGGGTTCTAAAAAGCGCTATCGCGAGCAAGCTCGCTCCTGCAGAGACGATGAACTCCCTGTAGGAGCGAGCTTGCTCGCGATGCTTTTTCAGGCAGTCGCTGTCGCCGTCAGCCCCAGGAACTGGCGCAACTCGTCGCGCTTGGCCAGCGCATCGCTACGCCCCAGCTCGATCAGCTCGCTGCAGTATTTCGCCTCGAACAACAGATAACTCAATACCCCGGCGCCGCTGGTCCGTGTCGCGCCCGGTCCGCGCAGAAACAGGCGCAATGCCGCTGGCAGTTCCTGCCGGTGACGCGCGGCGATTTCGTCGATCGGCTGGCTGGGCGCGATCACCAGCACCTCCACCGGGGCCACACCCAGGGCGCGGACCGGCGTGCCCGCCGGCAACAGGTGACTGAACTGGTTCAGCCGCTGCAACAGTTCGATATCGCTTTCCAGGCTGTCGATGAAGGTGCTGTTGAGCATGTGCCCGCCGATCTGCGCCAGCGTCGGCTGCTGCCCGGTGTAGGCACGTTGCAAAGGCGCCTGGGGATCGACGCCGCGGGGGTTGCCGCTGACCCCGACCACCAGCACCCGACTGGCCCCCAGGTGCAGGGCCGGGCTGATGGGGGCCGATTGCCGCACGGCACCGTCGCCGAAGAATTCCTGGCCGATTTTCACCGGAGCGAACAACAAGGGGATCGCCGAGCTGGCCAGCAAGTGTTCGACCGTGAGTTCGGTGGGCAGGCCGATGCGCCGATGACGCAGCCAGGCATCGATGGTGCCGCCGCCCTGGTAGAAGGTCACCGCCTGGCCCGACTCGTAACCGAAGGCCGTGACGGCCACCGCCTTCAGATGCTTTTGCGCAATCGCCTGGCGGATGCCAGACAGCTGCAGCTTATCGTGCAACAGCCGCCGCAACGGTGAACTGTTGAGCAGCGCCACCGGCACCTGCGCGCCCAGGCCGAGCAGGCTGTGGCCGACGAACCGGCTGGCCTGGCGGATCACCCCGGGCCAGTCGCTGCGAATCACCTGGTGGCTGCGAAAGCCCTGCCAGAACGCCGTGAGTCGCTCGATGGCCGCGGGAAAATCCAGTGCACCGCTGGCCAGGCTGACCGCGTTGATCGCTCCCGCCGAAGTCCCGACTATCACCGGAAACGGGTTGCATGCCCCCGCCGGCAGCAGCTCGGCGATCGCCGCCAGCACCCCCACCTGATATGCCGCACGCGCCCCGCCGCCGGAAAGAATCAATCCTGTGACCGGTTCCGCTGGGCTCATCGCTACACTCCATGGCGCTGCTAAAGGGCTCTCAAATCTAACGCGATAATTTCAACCGCGCTTCTTATATAGCTTCGGCTCGCCTGGCGGACGGCTCTTGAAGCGCCGGTGCGCCCACAGGTACTGCTCCGGCCACTCGCGCAACACGCCTTCGATCCACTGGTTGATCCGCAGGCAATCGGCCTCGTCGGTCTCCCCCGGGAAATCCTCCAGCGGCGGGTGGATCACCAGGCGATAACCACTGCCGTCGGCCAGCCGTTGCTGGGTGAAAGGCACCACCAGGGCCTTGCCCAGGCGGGCGAATTTGCTGGTGGCCGTGACCGTCGCCGCCTGGATGCCGAACAGTGGTACGAACACACTCTGCTTGGCGCCGTAATCCTGGTCCGGTGCATACCAGATGGCGCGCCCGGAACGCAGCAACTTGAGCATGCCGCGCACGTCTTCACGCTCCACCGCCAGAGAGTCCAGGTTGTGCCGCTCGCGACCGCGGCGCTGGATGAAATCGAACAGCGGGTTCTTGTGCTCGCGGTACATGCCATCGATGGTGTGCTGCTGGCCCAGCAGGGCCGCGCCGATTTCCAGGGTGGTGAAGTGCAGGGCCATGAGGATCACGCCCTTGCCTTCCAGTTGCGCCTTTTTCAGATGCTCCAGGCCCTCGACATGGGCCAGGCGCGCCAGGCGCCGCCTGGACCACCACCAGCTCATGGCCATTTCGAAGAAGGCGATGCCGGTGGAGGCGAAGTTTTCCTTGAGCAGGCGCTTGCGCTCGGCCGGGGACTTCTCGGGGAAACACAGTTCCAGGTTGCGCTTGGCAATCCGCCGGCGTTCACCGGCCACGCGGTACATCAGGGCGCCCAGGGCACGACCGATCCACAGCAACAGCGGATAAGGCAACTGGACCACCAGCCATAACAGGCCCAGGCCCAGCCACAACGGCCAAAAACGGGGATAAAGAAATGCAGCTCGAAAACGCGGGCGATCCATTACAGATTCCGGACAGACAACAAGGTCGCGCATTCTACATCGGTTCGACCCGGCTTGCGGCCTGCGGGCGTTCTCGCTATAAGTCTCGGCACTTTTAGTGACAAGCCGCTTTATGCCGACCATGAGCCAAACCGAATCGCAAAACCTGGATCCCGTGTTCCAGTTGAAGGGCAGCATGCTGGCCATCACCGTGCTGGAACTGGCCCGAAACGACCTCGAGGGTCTCGATCGCCAACTGGCGGTAAAGGTCGCGCAAGCACCGAACTTCTTCAGCAACGCGCCACTGGTTCTGGCCCTGGACAAGTTGCCGGCCAGCGAAGGCGCCGTCGACCTGCCCGGCCTGATGCGCGTCTGCCGCCAGCACGGCCTGCGCACCCTGGCGATCCGCGCCAGCCGCATCGAAGACATCGCTGCCGCCATCGCCGTCGACCTGCCGGTCCTGCCACCTTCCGGCGCCCGGGAACGACCGCTCGAGACACCAGAAGCCGAAGCCCGGAAAAAGCCCGAAAAGCCGCCTGAACCCACGATCAAACCCACCCGCATCATCACCTCGCCAGTACGCGGCGGACAGCAGATCTATGCCCAGGGTGGCGATCTGGTCGTGACCTCCTCGGTCAGCCCGGGTGCGGAACTTCTCGCCGATGGCAACATCCATGTATACGGCCCGATGCGCGGCCGGGCACTGGCCGGGGTCAAGGGCGATACCAAGGCGCGGATTTTCTGCCAGCAACTGAGCGCGGAACTGCTGTCCATCGCCGGCCAGTACAAGGTTTCCGAGGACCTGCGGCGCGATCCCTTGTGGGGTGCCGGAGTCCAGGTCAGCCTGTCGGGTGACGTGTTGAACATCACACGTCTTTAACGGATACTGCCGCATTTTCCAAGCATCTCTAAAACCTGGCGAAAACGGCTCAAACGAAGTAGGAGCAGGTCAACAGCAATGCTGGCCGGTCTCCAGCCAAGGCTGTCCGACTGCAGTAGTTTTCAAGAGATGTTTTTCAGGGGCTCAACAGTCCTTTTTCCTTAGGGGTGAAACACCTTGGCCAAGATTCTCGTGGTTACATCCGGCAAGGGTGGTGTGGGTAAGACCACCACCAGCGCCGCTATCGGTACCGGTCTCGCTCTGCGCGGCCACAAAACAGTCATCGTCGACTTCGACGTCGGCCTGCGTAACCTCGACCTGATCATGGGGTGCGAGCGCCGCGTGGTGTATGACTTCGTCAATGTGGTCAACGGCGAAGCCAACCTGCAGCAAGCCCTGATCAAGGACAAGCGCCTGGAAAACCTCTACGTGCTGGCTGCCAGTCAGACCCGCGACAAAGACGCGCTGACCCAGGAAGGCGTGGAAAAAGTGCTGATGGAGCTCAAGGAGACCTTCGACTTCGTGGTCTGCGACTCCCCGGCCGGCATCGAGAAAGGTGCCCACCTGGCCATGTACTTCGCCGACGAAGCGATTGTCGTGACCAACCCCGAAGTGTCCTCGGTCCGCGACTCCGACCGCATGCTGGGCCTGCTGGCCAGCAAGTCGCGCCGCGCGGAAAAAGGCGAAGACCCGATCCAGGAACACCTGCTGATCACCCGCTACCACCCGGAGCGTGTCGAGAAGGGCGAAATGCTTGGCGTCGAAGACGTGAAGGAAATCCTCGCCGTTCGACTGCTGGGCGTCATCCCGGAATCCCAGGCAGTGCTCAAGGCCTCCAACCAGGGTGTACCCGTCATCCTCGACGACCAGAGCGATGCCGGCCAAGCCTACAGCGATACCGTCGATCGCCTGCTGGGCAAGGAAAAAGAACACCGGTTCCTGAATGTCGAGAAGAAGGGATTCTTCGAGCGTCTGTTTGGAGGTAGGTAATGAACCTTTTTGACTTCTTTCGTGCCAACAAAAAGCAAAGTACCGCCTCGGTAGCGAAAGAGCGTCTACAGATCATCGTGGCGCATGAACGCGGCCAACGCACTACCCCCGATTACTTGCCTGCCTTGCAGAAGGAACTGGTGGAAGTAATCCGCAAGTACGTCAATATCGGGTCCGATGATGTGCATGTGGCTCTGGAAAACCAGGGCAGCTGCTCGATCCTGGAACTCAATATCACCCTGCCCGATCGCTGATCGATCCGGCTGGAGCCACGGCGGCTCGATCCCTCGGTTTTCTTCGGAAGCCGGGGCGATCGAGCCGCCGTTGGCGTTTGTTACGAGGCTGTTTTAATGCCGCTGTCGAATATCCGCATCATTCATCAGGACGCCGCCATTCTGGTGGTGGACAAACCCACCCTGCTGCTTTCCGTGCCTGGCCGGGCCGATGACAACAAGGATTGCCTGATCACCCGCCTGCAGGAAAACGGCTACCCCGAAGCGCGGATCGTGCATCGCCTGGACTGGGAAACCTCCGGCATCATCCTGCTGGCCCGCGACCCCGACACCCACCGCGAACTGTCCCGGCAATTTCACGACCGCGAGACCGAAAAGGCCTACACCGCGTTGTGCTGGGGCCAGCCGGAACTGGACAGCGGCAGCATCGACCTGCCCCTGCGCTACGACCCGCCGACCAAACCGCGGCATGTGGTGGATCACGAATTCGGCAAGCACGCGCTGACCTTCTGGCGAGTGCTGGAACGCTGCGGCGACTGGTGCCGGGTCGAGCTGACCCCGATCACCGGGCGCTCGCACCAGTTGCGCGTACACATGTTGTCCATCGGTCATCCATTGCTGGGCGACGGGCTGTACGCCCACCCGCAGGCCCTCGCCGCCTGGCCGCGCCTGTGCCTGCACGCCAGCATGCTCGGCTTCACTCATCCGCAGAGTGGCGAGCGCCTGCGTTTCGAGTGCCCGGCACCGTTCTGAAGACCCGGGCCGAGGCACTGGCCCAACCTGCCGCAGGCGCTCGCGACGCAGAACCGCCAGCGCATTGCAGCGCAACCTGCAAGAGGCGCCGCTGCCACCAAAGTCGCGCATGCGGCGCGACGCCAAACCCTGGTCAATACGGTAAACTCGCGCCACTGCTGTCTGGAGTTACTTATGCGCGAAGAGTTGAACCAGGGCCTGATCGACTTCCTCAAGGCCTCCCCTACCCCTTTCCATGCAACCGCCAGCCTCGTTCAACGCCTGGAGGCGGCGGGCTACCAGCGTCTCGACGAACGCGAGCCGTGGACCACCGAAGCCAACGGCCGTTATTACGTCACCCGTAACGACTCCTCCATCGTCGCCTTCAAGCTGGGCCGGCAGTCGCCCCTGCAAGGCGGCATCCGCATGGTCGGCGCGCACACCGACAGCCCGTGCCTGCGGGTCAAGCCGCAGCCGGAGCTGCAACGCCAGGGCTTCTGGCAGCTGGGCGTGGAAGTCTATGGCGGGGCGTTGCTGGCCCCCTGGTTCGACCGCGACCTGTCGCTGGCCGGCCGCGTCACCTTCCGCCGCGACGGCAAGGTCGAGAGCCAGCTGATCGACTTCAAGGCACCCATCGCGATCATCCCCAACCTGGCCATCCACCTCAATCGCGAAGCCAACCAGGGTTGGGCGATCAACGCCCAGACCGAACTGCCGCCGATCCTCGCGCAATTCGCCGGCGACGAGCGAGTCGATTTCCGCGCGGTACTCACCGACCAGCTGGCCCGCGAGCACGGCCTGAATGCCGATGTGGTGCTCGACTACGAGCTGAGCTTCTACGACACCCAGAGCGCGGCGGTCATCGGCCTGCATGGCGACTTCATCGCCGGCGCACGCCTGGACAACCTGCTGTCCTGCTACGCCGGCCTGCAAGCCTTGCTCAACGCCGACACCGAGGAAACCTGCGTACTGGTGTGCAACGACCACGAGGAAGTCGGCTCCTGCTCAGCCTGCGGCGCCGACGGCCCGATGCTGGAACAGACCCTGCGCCGCCTGCTGCCGGAAGGCGAGGAGTTCGTGCGCACCATCCAGAAATCGCTGCTGGTCTCGGCCGACAACGCCCACGGCGTGCACCCCAACTACGCCGACAAGCACGATGCCAACCACGGCCCGAAACTCAACGCCGGCCCGGTGATCAAGGTCAACAGCAACCAGCGCTACGCCACCAACAGCGAAACCGCCGGTTTCTTCCGTCACCTGTGCATG
This portion of the Pseudomonas sp. MRSN 12121 genome encodes:
- a CDS encoding pirin family protein; translation: MTQFRKVLSVHTGQPASDGAGVRLTRVFGGQGVERFDPFLMLDEFGSENPDDYIAGFPPHPHRGFETVTYMLEGRMRHEDHLGNVGLLEGGGVQWMTAAKGIIHSEMPEQEEGVMRGFQLWLNLPGKHKLDKAGYRDIQPQDIPRLTTAHGVEVVVIAGRFDDGQVQQVGAVERPDTEPHYFDLRLPAGASISPRLPEGHRALLYVYEGQIELPGQPQPVASSKLVRLSDQGEIQLSSTAEARVLLIAGKPLGEPIVQYGPFVMNTREEIEQALRDFRDDKLTA
- a CDS encoding patatin-like phospholipase family protein produces the protein MSPAEPVTGLILSGGGARAAYQVGVLAAIAELLPAGACNPFPVIVGTSAGAINAVSLASGALDFPAAIERLTAFWQGFRSHQVIRSDWPGVIRQASRFVGHSLLGLGAQVPVALLNSSPLRRLLHDKLQLSGIRQAIAQKHLKAVAVTAFGYESGQAVTFYQGGGTIDAWLRHRRIGLPTELTVEHLLASSAIPLLFAPVKIGQEFFGDGAVRQSAPISPALHLGASRVLVVGVSGNPRGVDPQAPLQRAYTGQQPTLAQIGGHMLNSTFIDSLESDIELLQRLNQFSHLLPAGTPVRALGVAPVEVLVIAPSQPIDEIAARHRQELPAALRLFLRGPGATRTSGAGVLSYLLFEAKYCSELIELGRSDALAKRDELRQFLGLTATATA
- a CDS encoding lipid A biosynthesis lauroyl acyltransferase translates to MDRPRFRAAFLYPRFWPLWLGLGLLWLVVQLPYPLLLWIGRALGALMYRVAGERRRIAKRNLELCFPEKSPAERKRLLKENFASTGIAFFEMAMSWWWSRRRLARLAHVEGLEHLKKAQLEGKGVILMALHFTTLEIGAALLGQQHTIDGMYREHKNPLFDFIQRRGRERHNLDSLAVEREDVRGMLKLLRSGRAIWYAPDQDYGAKQSVFVPLFGIQAATVTATSKFARLGKALVVPFTQQRLADGSGYRLVIHPPLEDFPGETDEADCLRINQWIEGVLREWPEQYLWAHRRFKSRPPGEPKLYKKRG
- the minC gene encoding septum site-determining protein MinC; translation: MSQTESQNLDPVFQLKGSMLAITVLELARNDLEGLDRQLAVKVAQAPNFFSNAPLVLALDKLPASEGAVDLPGLMRVCRQHGLRTLAIRASRIEDIAAAIAVDLPVLPPSGARERPLETPEAEARKKPEKPPEPTIKPTRIITSPVRGGQQIYAQGGDLVVTSSVSPGAELLADGNIHVYGPMRGRALAGVKGDTKARIFCQQLSAELLSIAGQYKVSEDLRRDPLWGAGVQVSLSGDVLNITRL
- the minD gene encoding septum site-determining protein MinD, translated to MAKILVVTSGKGGVGKTTTSAAIGTGLALRGHKTVIVDFDVGLRNLDLIMGCERRVVYDFVNVVNGEANLQQALIKDKRLENLYVLAASQTRDKDALTQEGVEKVLMELKETFDFVVCDSPAGIEKGAHLAMYFADEAIVVTNPEVSSVRDSDRMLGLLASKSRRAEKGEDPIQEHLLITRYHPERVEKGEMLGVEDVKEILAVRLLGVIPESQAVLKASNQGVPVILDDQSDAGQAYSDTVDRLLGKEKEHRFLNVEKKGFFERLFGGR
- the minE gene encoding cell division topological specificity factor MinE — protein: MNLFDFFRANKKQSTASVAKERLQIIVAHERGQRTTPDYLPALQKELVEVIRKYVNIGSDDVHVALENQGSCSILELNITLPDR
- a CDS encoding RluA family pseudouridine synthase; translated protein: MPLSNIRIIHQDAAILVVDKPTLLLSVPGRADDNKDCLITRLQENGYPEARIVHRLDWETSGIILLARDPDTHRELSRQFHDRETEKAYTALCWGQPELDSGSIDLPLRYDPPTKPRHVVDHEFGKHALTFWRVLERCGDWCRVELTPITGRSHQLRVHMLSIGHPLLGDGLYAHPQALAAWPRLCLHASMLGFTHPQSGERLRFECPAPF
- a CDS encoding M18 family aminopeptidase is translated as MREELNQGLIDFLKASPTPFHATASLVQRLEAAGYQRLDEREPWTTEANGRYYVTRNDSSIVAFKLGRQSPLQGGIRMVGAHTDSPCLRVKPQPELQRQGFWQLGVEVYGGALLAPWFDRDLSLAGRVTFRRDGKVESQLIDFKAPIAIIPNLAIHLNREANQGWAINAQTELPPILAQFAGDERVDFRAVLTDQLAREHGLNADVVLDYELSFYDTQSAAVIGLHGDFIAGARLDNLLSCYAGLQALLNADTEETCVLVCNDHEEVGSCSACGADGPMLEQTLRRLLPEGEEFVRTIQKSLLVSADNAHGVHPNYADKHDANHGPKLNAGPVIKVNSNQRYATNSETAGFFRHLCMAEEVPVQSFVVRSDMGCGSTIGPITASHLGVRTVDIGLPTFAMHSIRELCGSHDLAHLVKVLSAFYASRDLP